From a single Streptomyces sp. NBC_00377 genomic region:
- a CDS encoding enoyl-CoA hydratase-related protein, with translation MTTDNPTDNLKLEREGAVVTVRLHRPHVLNALNSALLAELLEVLRPLDADPEVGCFVVTGSERAFAAGADIREMAGKSAVEMAEEDYFSRWEEFADLRTPKIAAVAGVALGGGCELAMMCELVIAGESAVFGQPEIRLGVVPGIGGTQRLTRLVGRAKAMDLVLTGRTMDAREAEACGLVSRVVPDERVLAESLTAAATIASYGRTAVRAARECVDRALETGLRDGIRYERRVFHALFATEDQKEGMAAFLEKRPPVFRGR, from the coding sequence GTGACAACGGACAACCCGACGGACAACCTGAAGCTGGAACGCGAGGGCGCGGTCGTGACCGTGCGCCTGCACCGCCCGCACGTCCTGAACGCGCTGAACTCCGCACTGCTCGCCGAACTCCTCGAAGTCCTGCGCCCGTTGGACGCCGACCCGGAGGTCGGCTGCTTCGTGGTCACGGGGTCGGAGCGGGCGTTCGCCGCCGGGGCCGACATCAGGGAGATGGCGGGGAAGTCGGCCGTGGAGATGGCGGAGGAGGACTACTTCTCACGCTGGGAGGAGTTCGCCGATCTGCGCACCCCGAAGATCGCGGCCGTGGCCGGCGTCGCTCTCGGCGGCGGCTGCGAGCTGGCGATGATGTGCGAGCTGGTGATCGCGGGGGAGTCGGCGGTGTTTGGCCAGCCGGAGATCAGGCTCGGTGTGGTCCCGGGCATCGGCGGCACCCAGCGGCTGACCCGTCTGGTCGGCCGGGCGAAGGCGATGGACCTCGTCCTCACCGGCCGCACGATGGACGCGCGGGAGGCGGAGGCGTGCGGCCTGGTCTCCCGTGTGGTGCCCGACGAGCGCGTCCTGGCCGAGTCCCTGACCGCGGCGGCGACCATCGCCTCGTACGGCCGCACTGCGGTCCGGGCGGCCCGTGAGTGCGTGGACCGTGCCCTGGAGACCGGCCTGCGCGACGGCATCCGCTACGAACGCCGGGTGTTCCACGCCCTGTTCGCCACCGAGGACCAGAAGGAGGGCATGGCCGCGTTCCTGGAGAAACGGCCCCCGGTCTTCCGGGGACGTTGA
- a CDS encoding SanA/YdcF family protein — MHIRRPRLPRTRAGRRRLVQAVMAGCVLALLPATWLYVSTSCRLGTTADAPRTEVAVVFGAGLWDGEPSPYLAHRLDAAAKLYREGRIEVVLVTGDNSREDYDEPDAMRAYLTGHGVPDARIVSDYAGFDTWDSCVRAKKIFGVDRAVLISQDFHIRRAVALCEAAGVDSYGVGVAAKHDVTWYYGGAREVLAAGKAALDAVFEPDPRFLGPKEPGVTRALALAASG, encoded by the coding sequence ATGCACATCCGTCGACCGCGGCTGCCGCGCACCCGTGCCGGGCGGCGGCGGCTGGTGCAGGCCGTGATGGCCGGGTGCGTGCTCGCGCTGCTGCCGGCCACCTGGCTGTACGTGTCCACGTCCTGCCGGCTCGGTACGACCGCCGACGCGCCGCGCACCGAGGTCGCCGTCGTCTTCGGCGCCGGTCTGTGGGACGGCGAGCCCTCGCCGTATCTCGCGCACCGGCTGGACGCCGCGGCGAAGCTGTACCGGGAGGGCCGTATCGAGGTCGTGCTCGTGACGGGTGACAACAGCCGTGAGGACTACGACGAGCCCGACGCGATGCGCGCCTATCTGACCGGGCACGGGGTGCCCGACGCGCGGATCGTCAGCGACTACGCCGGTTTCGACACCTGGGACTCCTGCGTCCGCGCCAAGAAGATCTTCGGGGTCGACAGGGCCGTACTGATCAGCCAGGACTTCCACATCCGGCGGGCCGTCGCCCTGTGCGAGGCGGCGGGGGTGGACTCGTACGGGGTCGGCGTCGCCGCCAAGCATGACGTGACCTGGTACTACGGGGGCGCCCGGGAGGTCCTCGCGGCCGGTAAGGCTGCCCTGGACGCCGTGTTCGAGCCGGACCCCCGGTTCCTCGGGCCGAAGGAACCCGGGGTGACGAGGGCGCTGGCCCTGGCGGCCTCGGGGTGA